The Pungitius pungitius chromosome 10, fPunPun2.1, whole genome shotgun sequence genome has a window encoding:
- the LOC134132832 gene encoding uncharacterized protein LOC134132832, which yields MFCIFFFFVLVQLDPNRTALVIEEASWTSTTATAPTVLLYFPHPSTIMATEQELRDLVQQLQSENERLLAASNMNSGAAAQSCSNDCPAPLSNVHSSNGESMERLLYIPRERKCPLFRGTSGIPIEDWIEEMRATLRTRRLTTVDQAYFVFDHLEGEAKDEIRYRTRTEREDPERIMSILRELYGCVRSYVSLQECFFSRKQQEGESLHEFSHALCCLMEKVERCAPRKMADSHILLRDQFVEHVLDPNLRRELKRLVREKPECTLLEVRAEAMRWEREGRPDEPRGRSFSVPSFSAVHYSRARPPSLTANSEFTELRQLLEKQQEQLNQLTQGLLALQTAPRPPVRRPNTLLCLRCQKPGHFARECDNERFIPQARPQHVAATSALQEAGNFNPLV from the coding sequence atgttttgtattttttttttttttgtgcttgtcCAATTAGACCCAAATAGAACTGCATTGGTCATCGAGGAAGCCAGCTGGACCTCCACAACGGCAACGGCTCCTACCGTTCTCCTGTACTTTCCTCACCCCTCAACAATCATGGCCACGGAACAAGAGCTCAGAGACTtggtccagcagctccagtctGAAAATGAACGGCTGCTAGCCGCTTCCAATATGAACTCTGGAGCAGCTGCCCAGAGTTGCTCCAATGACTGTCCAGCCCCCCTATCTAATGTCCATTCCAGCAATGGGGAGTCTATGGAACGCCTGCTGTATATTCCCAGAGAACGCAAGTGCCCGCTCTTCAGGGGGACTTCTGGGATACCCATAGAGGACTGGATAGAAGAAATGAGGGCCACACTGAGGACTAGACGACTGACTACTGTAGATCAAGcatattttgtatttgaccATTTGGAGGGTGAGGCTAAAGATGAGATCaggtacagaacaagaacagagagggaagatCCAGAAAGAATTATGTCTATTCTGCGGGAGTTGTATGGCTGTGTACGTTCCTATGTGTCCTtgcaagaatgttttttttccagaaagcaACAGGAAGGAGAGTCACTGCATGAGTTTTCGCATGCCTTATGTTGTCTTATGGAGAAAGTCGAGCGTTGTGCTCCCAGGAAAATGGCAGACTCCCACATCCTCTTACGCGACCAGTTTGTTGAGCACGTCCTAGATCCTAACCTGCGCAGGGAACTAAAAAGGTTAGTGAGGGAGAAGCCTGAGTGCACGCTGTTGGAGGTTAGAGCTGAGGCCATGAGGTGGGAACGAGAGGGTAGACCAGATGAGCCACGGGGTAGGAGCTTTTCAGTCCCATCCTTCAGCGCTGTTCATTATTCCAGGGCCCGCCCACCTAGCCTAACGGCAAACTCGGAGTTCACAGAGCTGCGACAGCTTCTAGAAAAGCAGCAGGAACAGTTAAATCAACTCACCCAGGGGTTGTTGGCATTGCAGACAGCCCCCCGACCTCCAGTCAGGCGACCTAACACTTTACTGTGCCTTCGCTGTCAAAAACCCGGCCATTTTGCTCGGGAGTGTGATAATGAGCGGTTCATTCCACAGGCTCGGCCTCAGCATGTGGCCGCTACCTCTGCTCTTCAGGAGGCGGGAAACTTCAACCCTCTGGTGTAA